From one Anopheles cruzii chromosome 3, idAnoCruzAS_RS32_06, whole genome shotgun sequence genomic stretch:
- the LOC128272513 gene encoding aurora kinase B-like — protein sequence MDVFEAQDPDAANSEVLAMTIKMMQHPAYENRYEWTTNDFELGKPLGRGKFGRVYLARERETSYMVAMKVMFKSQLTKWNVEKQLLREIEIQSRLKHPHILRLLTWFHDERRIYLALELAAQGELYKHLKATPKGRFDERRSARYVSQVADALNYCHANNVIHRDLKPENILLTDDDNIKLADFGWSAHSNSNKRKTMCGTLDYLPPEMVEGKVYDDSVDQWCLGILCYEFLVGNPPFESQTTQNTYDKIRRLEINYPRHMSPGAIDLVSKLLRIPSSSRITLRNVMDHPWVLQMKLQKPY from the exons ATGGATGTGTTTGAAGCTCAGGATCCCGACGCGGCCAATTCGGAAGTGCTCGCGATGACGATTAAGATGATGCAGCATCCGGCTTACGAAAATCGGTACGAGTGGACGACGAACGATTTCGAGCTGGGCAAACCCTTGGGCCGAGGAAAGTTCGGTCGCGTTTACTTGGCACGGGAACGTGAAACCAGCTACATGGTGGCAATGAAAGTGATGTTCAAGTCGCAGCTGACCAAATGGAACGTCGAGAAGCAACTGCTGCGCGAGATTGAGATCCAATCGCGGCTCAAACATCCACACATCTTACGCTTGCTGACGTGGTTCCACGATGAGCGACGGATCTACCTGGCACTGGAATTGGCCGCCCAGGGAGAACTGTACAAGCATCTAAAAGCAACACCCAAAGGTCGCTTCGACGAGCGCCGTTCTGCCCGGTACGTGTCGCAGGTGGCCGATGCGCTCAACTATTGCCACGCGAACAATGTCATTCATCGCGATTTGAAGCCGGAGAATATTCTGCTCACCGACGATGATAACATCAAACTGGCCGATTTCGGATGGTCCGCacactcgaactcgaacaaGCGCAAGACGATGTGCGGCACACTCGATTATCTGCCGCCGGAGATGGTGGAAGGAAAGGTGTACGACGATTCGGTCGATCAGTGGTGTTTGGGCATTCTCTGCTACGAGTTTCTCGTCGGCAATCCGCCGTTCGAGTCACAGACAACACAAAACACCTACGACAAGATCCGGCGGCTCGAGATCAACTATCCGCGGCACATGAGCCCTGGTGCGATTGATCTTGTATCAAAG CTCCTCCGCATTCCAAGCAGCTCGCGCATAACGCTGCGTAACGTGATGGATCATCCGTGGGTGTTGCAGATGAAACTTCAGAAGCCgtattaa